One Phaseolus vulgaris cultivar G19833 chromosome 2, P. vulgaris v2.0, whole genome shotgun sequence DNA window includes the following coding sequences:
- the LOC137811901 gene encoding anthocyanidin 3-O-glucosyltransferase 7-like — translation MDNKHIAVIAFPFGSHLMPILNLVLKLAHAAPHSSFSFIGTHKSNAILFPKPHIPHNIKPYSISDGIPEGHVLSNHPTQKLDLFLKTGAQNLHKGIQLAEADTKKKVTCIIADAFVTSSLHVAQTLNVPWIAVWLPNSCSLSLYFYTDFIRHHCSNHAANTTLDFLPGLSKIRVEDTPEDLLVVGEKETIFTSTLVSLGEVLPQAKAVVMNFFEELDPPLFVQDMRSKLQSLLYVVPLPSPLLPLPDKDSGGCLSWLDTKSARSVVYVCFGTVVAPPSSELVAVAEALEESGFPFLWSLKEGVMGGLPNGFVERTKMRGKVVSWAPQTQVLAHDSVGVFLTHCGANSVIESVSSGVPMICRPFFGDQVISGRVIEDIWESGVIIEGRVFTKKALLKSLNLILVQEEGKKIRENARKAKMTVEDAIGPEGQAAKDFETLLEIISRS, via the coding sequence ATGGATAACAAACACATAGCAGTGATTGCTTTTCCCTTTGGCAGCCACCTTATGCCTATCTTAAACCTCGTTCTCAAACTAGCTCATGCGGCTCCACACTCTTCATTTTCATTCATTGGCACACACAAATCCAACGCAATCCTCTTCCCCAAACCCCACATCCCCCACAACATCAAGCCTTACAGCATAAGTGATGGAATCCCAGAGGGTCACGTCCTAAGCAACCACCCAACTCAAAAGCTtgatctttttctcaaaactgGTGCTCAAAACTTGCACAAGGGAATACAACTTGCGGAAGCCGACACAAAGAAGAAAGTCACATGCATCATTGCCGATGCTTTTGTGACCTCTTCTCTCCATGTGGCTCAGACACTCAATGTTCCTTGGATTGCAGTTTGGCTTCCCAATTCATGCTCACTTTCTCTATACTTTTACACCGACTTCATACGCCACCACTGTTCAAACCATGCTGCAAACACAACCTTGGATTTCCTTCCCGGCTTGTCCAAGATTCGTGTTGAAGATACCCCAGAGGATCTGCTCGTGGTTGGAGAAAAGGAGACAATATTTACAAGTACGCTTGTTTCATTGGGTGAGGTACTACCTCAAGCTAAGGCCGTGGTTATGAATTTCTTTGAGGAATTGGACCCACCTTTGTTTGTTCAGGACATGAGATCCAAGTTGCAGTCTTTGCTTTATGTTGTTCCACTTCCCTCTCCGCTGTTGCCACTGCCCGACAAAGATTCAGGTGGATGCTTATCATGGTTGGACACCAAGAGTGCTAGATCGGTGGTTTATGTTTGCTTTGGGACTGTGGTGGCACCGCCTTCCTCTGAGCTTGTAGCGGTGGCAGAGGCGTTGGAAGAAAGTGGGTTTCCATTTCTGTGGTCTCTAAAGGAAGGTGTAATGGGTGGTTTGCCAAATGGGTTTGTTGAGAGGACCAAGATGCGTGGGAAAGTTGTGTCTTGGGCTCCCCAAACCCAAGTTTTGGCACACGATTCGGTAGGAGTTTTTTTGACTCACTGTGGAGCTAACTCTGTGATTGAGAGTGTCTCGAGTGGGGTTCCTATGATCTGCAGGCCATTCTTTGGAGATCAAGTGATATCTGGAAGAGTGATAGAGGATATTTGGGAGAGTGGGGTGATAATAGAAGGTAGGGTGTTCACCAAAAAGGCACTGCTGAAAAGCTTGAATCTAATTCTGGTGCAGGAAGAGGGGAAGAAGATTAGAGAAAATGCTCGAAAGGCAAAGATGACTGTGGAAGACGCAATTGGACCTGAAGGCCAAGCAGCAAAGGATTTCGAGACTTTGTTGGAAATAATTTCTAGATCTTAA
- the LOC137811902 gene encoding anthocyanidin 3-O-glucosyltransferase 7-like, translating to MSNSMEHKHVAVFPFPFGTHSLPLFNLVLKLAQASPNCSFSFISTEKSNSSHFPKPYIPDNIKPYTISDGIPSGHEALANHPIEKVNLFLQTGPQNLHKGIKMAQAYTKKRVTCIIADAFLSYSFFVSQTINVPWIAFWPPISCSLSVYFYIDLILEIAHRAGNVTLDSVPGMSKIRIEDMPQDLLISGRKQTVFSRTLISVGKVLPQAKAVVMNFFEELDPPLFIQDMRSKLRSLLYVAPLSTPLWPTSPTDSSGCLPWLDTMRSKSVIYLCFGTVVGLPPQEVEELAGALEESNIPFLWSRLEGVVGALPNGFVERTKMLGKIVSWAPQVQVLAHDSVGVFVSNCGASSLMESVYGGVPMICRPFFGDQGIAARVVEDVWEIGVGMEGKVFTKKGFLESLNLIMGTEKGKKFRENALKMKRAVQDAARPEGKSTQDFNTLLEIVSTS from the coding sequence ATGTCAAACTCCATGGAACACAAACATGTTGCAGTCTTTCCTTTCCCCTTTGGTACCCACTCTTTGCCTCTTTTTAACCTTGTCCTAAAACTAGCTCAAGCCTCCCCAAACTGTTCCTTCTCATTCATTTCCACAGAGAAATCTAACTCATCCCATTTCCCAAAACCTTACATCCCAGATAACATCAAGCCCTACACCATAAGTGATGGAATCCCTTCGGGTCATGAAGCTCTCGCCAACCACCCAATTGAAAAAGTTAATCTTTTTCTCCAAACTGGTCCTCAGAACTTACATAAGGGTATAAAAATGGCGCAAGCATACACAAAGAAGAGAGTTACCTGCATCATTGCCGATGCTTTTTTATCCTATTCTTTCTTCGTGTCTCAGACCATCAATGTTCCTTGGATTGCATTTTGGCCTCCCATCTCATGCTCACTTTCTGTATATTTTTACATTGACTTGATACTTGAGATTGCACACCGTGCTGGAAATGTAACCTTGGATTCGGTTCCCGGTATGTCTAAGATACGTATTGAAGATATGCCACAGGACCTGCTTATTTCAGGAAGAAAACAGACGGTGTTTTCAAGGACACTGATTTCAGTAGGTAAGGTGCTACCTCAAGCTAAGGCAGTAGTTATGAATTTCTTTGAGGAGTTAGACCCACCTTTGTTCATTCAGGACATGAGATCCAAATTGCGGTCTTTACTTTACGTTGCTCCACTTTCTACCCCGCTATGGCCAACATCTCCCACGGATTCAAGCGGTTGCTTGCCATGGTTGGATACCATGAGGTCTAAATCAGTGATTTATCTTTGCTTTGGGACTGTGGTGGGACTGCCTCCGCAAGAGGTTGAGGAGTTGGCAGGGGCATTGGAAGAAAGTAACATCCCGTTTCTGTGGTCTCGCTTGGAAGGTGTAGTGGGTGCTTTGCCAAATGGGTTTGTTGAGAGGACCAAGATGCTTGGGAAAATAGTGTCTTGGGCTCCACAAGTCCAAGTTTTGGCACATGATTCGGTGGGAGTTTTTGTGTCAAACTGTGGAGCTAGCTCTTTGATGGAGAGTGTTTATGGAGGGGTTCCTATGATCTGCAGGCCTTTCTTTGGAGATCAAGGGATTGCTGCAAGAGTGGTGGAGGATGTTTGGGAGATTGGAGTGGGAATGGAAGGTAAGGTGTTCACCAAAAAAGGATTCCTTGAAAGCTTGAATCTGATTATGGGGACGGAAAAGGGAAAGAAGTTCAGAGAGAATGCTCTTAAGATGAAACGGGCTGTGCAAGATGCAGCTAGGCCGGAAGGGAaatcaacacaagatttcaacACTTTGCTGGAAATAGTTTCTACATCTTAA